In Rhipicephalus microplus isolate Deutch F79 chromosome 9, USDA_Rmic, whole genome shotgun sequence, one genomic interval encodes:
- the LOC142771561 gene encoding uncharacterized protein LOC142771561 — protein MEMTDTAGGPTRNAVYSALAKPTNGTSRPWFCQKKVMMYLMIGLFLIVAIVASVAMSMHFNKASAKDSLARYTKLPQHRAYRPAPSLFLNDTDLDRCEHILTYNETQTVAFQYCRLQGQERGTCHWFVNMVRLGTLPDDECDVYIYGDPADIGVPHGSAPPTMTGWFLLLFPLLLNLLLGYALAP, from the exons ATGGAAATGACAGACACTGCCGGAGGACCAACAAGAAATGCAGTTTATTCCGCCCTCGCGAAACCCACCAACGGAACCTCACGCCCGTGGTTTTGCCAGAAAAAG GTGATGATGTACTTGATGATCGGACTGTTCCTGATAGTAGCCATCGTGGCCAGCGTGGCTATGTCTATGCATTTCAATAAGGCATCTGCAAAAG ACTCCCTGGCGCGGTACACGAAGCTTCCGCAACACAGAGCCTACAGACCAGCGCCATCACTTTTCCTCAACGACACGGACCTGGATCGGTGCGAACATATCCTGACCTATAACGAGACACAAACGGTGGCTTTTCAGTACTGCCGTCTCCAAGGACAGGAAAGGGGAACGTGCCACTGGTTCGTCAACATGGTCAGGCTAGGCACCCTGCCGGACGACGAATGCGATGTCTACATTTACG GTGACCCCGCGGACATTGGAGTCCCGCACGGAAGCGCCCCGCCTACCATGACAG GATGGTTTCTCTTGCTATTCCCGCTTCTCTTGAACTTGCTTCTGGGATACGCCTTGGCCCCCTGA